A genomic segment from Castor canadensis chromosome 1, mCasCan1.hap1v2, whole genome shotgun sequence encodes:
- the Ddias gene encoding DNA damage-induced apoptosis suppressor protein, with protein sequence MNRRRKFLLASVLALQNSSFIYPSCQKCFSRIILVSKRSNCPKCGCTGEAKNASYRYKLSLKVAESNKLFVITVFGSCLDTFFGLTATALHRYIEDPKKIPETLDSDTTQNLLTKAVETCFIGQSFVFGVTNFENHCGHGSYSHNFLQECCDPKREVRSLVACQIVLPDPRVAGFTVIDYFHQFLQTSSFRKFHCGSPEPNSHLLALNHSNSDLSSIHGPDSPSYFLEPHNRDNFSRFWQPSLELTSIVSQLTDNGDFSALEQSRAVGTLQNRQCLSFAGVADSISCHDPIQGSWSLVSYMDKKSTAEKSGEGVHLQDNHLSAVHSSHHEIGVTNSNRFPLKIQELVESSNTESIHGAIEIKTRYSQHALPCQQPHDVHITTSLQERSTCSPPLSFRQEGTDNGSQDCDPIIWDDLPFSESLNKFLEVIESEIPITQTDAKSRKHDVDDDISIFHTDHSRLSVTPQRTAGAPPPVALRSSEATVKESSSKDNFFSNCEANPSPSTQKELQVDNTEEADSISSNVRDISEYFLPNAYLSALFLPSKDLETTVTHKKTLSLISQRDEITLRPSTSETEHSCVKYCNGCGEKSHSEMSEKLTILCPRKFNDVSDLCKFENKQYHRWPKNQGDSFTICRKLMYPLESLCSSPSRSTNTLKEKPYRPVSRNLSQDSSAGHEGSYNASVDLFDDTAKDKDSATEMTKGSQGILLQWETRLTKNYPAHSDFPLRSLSENAKQSAQSISASRYPRMCSPPPHFQSDSEYDLEDSQDFVPCSQSTPVAGFHQTRIRGMNGAFKKIPTFYSDLDAEYQKIKVSFENDNQQVIPSHPKNIKTTSQKSRSHTISSLTQPDVANSIAECLETDVSEWVPPTTQKVFPSDRLRFQVMGLRKCLAAHNSPYQKELPRKKLKHVKQRTDVCLIKKLKNKMTAIVAKKKTPEHNSKQSVWNSKESVLGLDSFSEVKCYLTFSENCPPSVSETKSAWSPELFS encoded by the exons GTCTAATTGTCCAAAATGTGGCTGTACCGGTGAAGCTAAAAATGCCAGTTACAGATATAAACTTTCCTTAAAAGTTGCAGAATCAAACAAATTATTTGTCATTACTGTATTTGGAAGCTGCTTAGATACATTTTTTGGTCTGACTGCCACTGCTTTGCACAG aTACATTGAAGATCCTAAGAAAATCCCAGAAACACTGGACAGTGATACAACTCAGAACCTATTAACTAAAGCAGTTGAAACTTGCTTTATTGGACAAAGCTTTGTGTTTGGAGTGACG AATTTTGAAAACCACTGTGGACATGGTTCATATTCCCATAACTTCTTACAGGAGTGCTGTGACCCCAAAAGAGAAGTCAGATCACTAGTAGCTTGCCAGATTGTTCTCCCAGACCCACGTGTTGCAGGCTTCACTGTCATTGACTACTTCCATCAGTTTTTGCAGACTTCCAGTTTCAGGAAATTTCACTGTGGCTCCCCAGAACCTAATAGCCACTTACTTGCTTTAAATCACTCAAATAGTGATCTCAGCAGCATACATGGCCCTGATAGCCCTTCTTATTTTTTGGAGCCTCACAACAGAGATAATTTTTCAAGATTCTGGCAACCATCACTTGAACTCACTTCCATTGTTTCACAGCTAACAGATAATGGTGACTTTTCAGCTTTAGAACAAAGCAGGGCTGTTGGTACACTTCAAAACAGACAGTGCCTCTCCTTTGCAGGGGTCGCTGATTCCATCAGCTGCCATGATCCCATTCAGGGTTCATGGAGCCTTGTTTCATATATGGATAAAAAAAGTACAGCAGAAAAGTCAGGTGAAGGAGTTCACTTACAAGATAATCATCTGAGTGCAGTTCACAGCAGTCATCATGAAATTGGAGTTACTAACTCTAATCGATTCCCTTTGAAAATACAAGAGCTCGTTGAGTCAAGTAATACAGAATCCATCCACGGTGCAATAGAAATTAAAACTAGATATTCTCAGCATGCACTGCCATGTCAACAGCCCCACGATGTACATATCACCACCAGCCTTCAAGAGCGATCCACATGCTCTCCACCTTTATCATTCAGACAAGAAGGGACAGATAATGGTTCCCAGGACTGTGACCCCATAATTTGGGATGATTTGCCATTCTCTGAAAGCCTGAACAAGTTTCTGGAAGTTATTGAAAGTGAAATTCCTATAACCCAGACAGATGCCAAGAGTAGAAAACATGATGTAGATGATGACATCAGTATATTTCATACAGACCATAGCAGATTATCTGTAACTCCCCAGAGAACTGCTGGAGCCCCACCACCTGTTGCTTTAAGATCATCAGAAGCCACAGTCAAAGAAAGCTCTAGCAAAGATAACTTCTTTTCTAACTGTGAAGCAAATCCTAGTCCTAGTACTCAAAAAGAGTTACAAGTGGATAACACAGAAGAGGCAGATTCAATAAGCAGTAATGTAAGAgatatttcagaatattttctacCAAATGCTTATTTGTCAGCTCTGTTCCTGCCGTCAAAAGATTTAGAAACAACAGTTACTCATAAGAAGACTTTGAGTCTCATCTCACAGAGAGATGAGATTACCCTTAGACCCAGTACTTCAGAAACTGAACACTCTTGTGTCAAATATTGTAATGGGTGTGGAGAAAAATCACACTCAGAAATGAGTGAAAAGTTGACAATTTTGTGTCCTAGAAAATTCAATGATGTTTCTGATCTTTGCAAATTCGAAAATAAGCAGTATCATAGGTGGCCAAAGAACCAAGGTGACAGCTTTACAATTTGCAGAAAACTTATGTATCCTTTAGAATCTCTTTGCAGTAGTCCAAGTAGAAGTACAAATACATTGAAAGAAAAGCCTTATAGACCTGTCAGTAGGAACTTATCACAGGACTCTTCTGCTGGTCATGAAGGTAGTTACAATGCTTCTGTTGATCTCTTTGATGATACTGCTAAAGATAAGGACTCTGCAACAGAAATGACAAAAGGATCAcagggtattttgttacagtgggAAACACGGTTGACAAAAAATTATCCCGCACACTCTGATTTCCCACTAAGATCACTTTCTGAAAATGCCAAGCAGTCTGCACAAAGCATATCAGCCTCTAGGTATCCAAGAATGTGCTCTCCTCCACCACATTTTCAGTCAGATTCAGAATATGATCTTGAAGATAGCCAAGACTTTGTTCCATGTTCACAGTCAACTCCAGTTGCAGGATTCCACCAAACAAGAATTCGTGGAATGAatggagcttttaaaaaaatacctaccTTTTATTCAGATCTTGATGCTGAGtaccagaaaataaaagtttcttttgaaaatgacaaCCAGCAAGTCATCCCAAGCCacccaaaaaatataaaaacaactaGCCAGAAATCCAGGAGTCATACCATCTCTAGTCTTACACAACCAGATGTTGCCAACTCTATTGCTGAGTGCCTTGAAACTGATGTCAGTGAATGGGTGCCTCCTACCACACAAAAAGTATTTCCTTCAGATAGACTCAGATTCCAAGTCATGGGTCTAAGAAAATGCCTTGCTGCCCATAATTCCCCTTACCAAAAAGAGTTaccaagaaagaaactaaaacatgTCAAACAAAGAACAGATGTATGTTTAATTAAGAAGTTAAAGAATAAGATGACAGCAATAGTTGCGAAAAAGAAAACTCCTGAACATAACTCTAAACAGTCGGTCTGGAATTCCAAAGAGTCAGTTCTTGGACTTGATTCTTTTTCAGAAGTTAAATGTTACCTTACATTTTCAGAAAACTGCCCACCTTCGGTGTCCGAAACTAAAAGTGCTTGGTCGcctgaattgttttcataa